One window of the Salmo trutta chromosome 35, fSalTru1.1, whole genome shotgun sequence genome contains the following:
- the asb2a.1 gene encoding ankyrin repeat and SOCS box protein 2 isoform X3 — protein sequence MEGNSNTNENKSWCRVGRTVAGSKKEEDTIVKAILNGDVTTLRAMAKDTGNNILRPDKYGWIPLHEAAYYGQDQCVRVLLGAQPGMINKCDLKGQTALILAVGRERVACVKALLEKGADPELATKERETPLYKACERENAEIVAMLLNHGAVVNKHCIQGWTALQEAVSRNSVEICEMLVQAGAKLSPTNMYGITPLFTAAQSGCVETLRFLIKHGADINSEASDGATALYEAAKNGHEDIVKLLLSQNADANKAGKKGLLPLHIAAQRGTDGKTLLTYDFYNYDKSVNIVSLLIKATSKSRVNRSGISPLHLAAECNRDEILEVLIEAGYDVNAMLSEDRSKMYEDHRSTILYFAVANGNVEATTMLLEAGANPNLDTFNTLLVAVRQGSIELVTLLVEHGANVNAYVPTHPTSFPATVMFSMKYLLMLKYLMDNGCDAHSCFSCTYGSGPHPPIQETSERDDLRYNNDTRRNTGKAVQFCEIISTQAINRWVGPIIDVLLDYVGHVKLCSRLTEHLDSFEDWEAIKEKATPPRPLMQLCRLKIRQQVGIHRLRCINKLPLPPRVIKYLNHEERNQEEFCAY from the exons ATGGAGGGAAATAGCAACACTAACGAAAACAAGTCTTGGTGTAGAGTTGGACGTACTGTTGCAGGCTCTAAAAA GGAAGAGGACACTATTGTGAAAGCCATCCTGAATGGTGATGTGACTACGTTACGAGCTATGGCTAAAGACACTGGGAATAACATACTGCGGCCTGACAAGTATGGATGGATCCCGCTGCACGAGGCTGCATATTATGGCCAAGACCAGTGTGTCAGGGTTCTTCTTGGGG CTCAACCTGGAATGATTAACAAATGCGACCTGAAAGGCCAGACTGCTCTTATCTTGGCGGTGGGCAGGGAAAGGGTGGCCTGTGTAAAGGCGCTTCTGGAGAAAGGGGCAGACCCAGAACTCGccaccaaggagagagagacccCCCTCTACAAAG CTTGTGAAAGGGAGAATGCTGAGATTGTGGCCATGCTTCTGAATCACGGTGCTGTGGTGAACAAACACTGCATCCAGggctggacggctctccaggagGCTGTGAGCCGCAACAGTGTGGAGATATGTGAGATGTTGGTCCAGGCTGGGGCTAAGCTCAGCCCAACCAACATGTACGGTATCACGCCCCTGTTTACTGCAGCCCAGAGTGGATGCGTGGAAACACTTCGATTTCTCATTAAACACG GTGCTGATATCAACAGCGAGGCCAGCGATGGGGCCACAGCTCTGTATGAGGCGGCTAAGAATGGCCATGAAGACATTGTGAAGCTTCTTCTTTCTCAGAATGCTGATGCCAACAAAGCGGGCAAGAAAGGACTTCTGCCACTACATATCGCTGCCCAACGAGGAACTGATGG AAAAACCCTGCTGACCTATGACTTCTACAATTATGACAAGTCAGTGAA TATCGTGTCATTGCTGATCAAAGCCACCAGCAAGTCCAGAGTGAATCGCAGTGGCATCAGTCCCCTCCATCTTGCCGCCGAGTGCAACAGGGATGAAATCCTGGAGGTCCTAATCGAGGCCGGCTACGATGTCAATGCCATGCTGTCAGAGGACCGCTCCAAGATGTATGAGGATCATCGCAGCACAATTCTATACTTTGCCGTCGCCAACGGCAACGTGGAAGCGACCACCATGCTTCTAGAAGCCGGTGCCAACCCCAACCTAGACACCTTCAACACGCTACTTGTGGCCGTTCGGCAGGGTAGTATCGAATTGGTCACTTTGCTGGTGGAGCACGGGGCCAATGTCAACGCCTACGTCCCCACTCACCCCACCTCATTCCCGGCCACTGTCATGTTCAGTATGAAGTACCTGTTAATGCTGAAGTATTTGATGGACAATGGCTGTGATGCCCACTCCTGTTTTAGTTGCACTTACGGCAGTGGTCCACATCCACCCATTCAAGAGACCTCTGAGAGGGATGACTTGCGCTACAATAACGATACACGCAGGAATACTGGGAAAGCTGTTCAG TTCTGTGAGATAATCTCAACACAGGCAATAAACCGCTGGGTAGGACCCATCATAGACGTACTCCTGGATTATGTTGGCCATGTAAAACTCTGCTCCAGACTTACTGAACACCTAGATAGCTTTGAGGACTGGGAAGCCATCAAGGAGAAAGCAA CGCCACCGCGTCCACTGATGCAGCTGTGTAGGCTGAAGATCCGGCAGCAGGTTGGAATCCACAGACTGAGGTGCATCAACAAACTGCCCCTCCCACCACGAGTAATCAAGTACCTTAACCACGAAGAGCGTAACCAAGAAGAGTTTTGTGCATACTAG